In Janibacter sp. CX7, a single genomic region encodes these proteins:
- a CDS encoding HAD-IB family hydrolase — protein MTAAAFFDLDRTLLPKASGPALSAAMRDTGVVSARMPGEALLFGYFNLLGESLGSIALARQAVLVAKGKPADAFDEAAQLAADILEPMVGPFARMLIEEHHEAGRHVVLATTTPEHLVLPLAERLGIDYVIATRYEVGDDGCFTGRNDGHFVWSMGKIAAVRDFAEEEGIDLDASFAYSDSIYDAPLLRAVGNPGAVNPDPRLHALAVAARWPVLHFDTSPGVMKLPVIGMELQRAIALLSRPEVFPYAKFTVRGAENIPADGPAILVGNHRSYFDLVAMAVAFRRTPRSARFLGKKELFDVPGLGTIFRAGGGISVDRRQDDPDSPDAFASAVRALRGGELVAMMPEGTIPRGIHFFEPGMRGFPGAARLAHLTEVPVIPFAITGTEKVWPRSSRVPRMLTNPLTRPEVTVTFGEPVDLKYRSVPRDMERILEAITEMLPDDVREPARPTLAEMALTYPDGVVPDEDRWYAVDGADAQVEYGE, from the coding sequence ATGACGGCCGCCGCATTCTTCGACCTCGACCGCACCCTGCTGCCCAAGGCCTCCGGCCCGGCGCTGTCGGCCGCCATGCGCGACACCGGCGTGGTCTCCGCACGGATGCCGGGGGAGGCGCTGCTCTTCGGCTACTTCAACCTCCTCGGCGAGTCCCTCGGCTCGATCGCGCTCGCCCGCCAGGCGGTGCTCGTGGCCAAGGGCAAGCCCGCCGACGCCTTCGACGAGGCGGCCCAGCTGGCCGCCGACATCCTCGAGCCGATGGTCGGACCCTTCGCCCGCATGCTCATCGAGGAGCACCACGAGGCCGGGCGCCACGTCGTGCTCGCCACGACCACCCCCGAGCACCTCGTCCTGCCCCTCGCCGAGCGGCTCGGCATCGACTATGTCATCGCCACCCGCTACGAGGTCGGCGACGACGGCTGCTTCACCGGGCGCAACGACGGGCACTTCGTGTGGTCGATGGGCAAGATCGCGGCGGTGCGCGACTTCGCCGAGGAGGAGGGCATCGACCTCGACGCGTCCTTCGCCTACTCCGACTCGATCTACGACGCGCCGCTGCTGCGGGCCGTCGGCAACCCCGGTGCGGTCAACCCCGACCCGCGGCTGCACGCCCTGGCCGTCGCCGCCCGCTGGCCGGTGCTGCACTTCGACACCTCGCCCGGGGTGATGAAGCTGCCGGTCATCGGCATGGAGCTGCAGCGCGCCATCGCCCTGCTCTCGCGGCCCGAGGTCTTCCCGTACGCGAAGTTCACCGTCCGCGGCGCGGAGAACATCCCGGCCGACGGGCCGGCGATCCTCGTGGGCAACCACCGCTCCTACTTCGATCTCGTCGCGATGGCGGTCGCCTTCCGCCGCACCCCGCGCTCGGCGCGCTTCCTGGGCAAGAAGGAGCTCTTCGACGTGCCCGGTCTGGGGACGATCTTCCGTGCCGGCGGCGGCATCAGCGTCGACCGTCGGCAGGACGACCCCGACAGCCCCGACGCCTTCGCCTCGGCCGTGCGGGCCCTCCGCGGCGGCGAGCTCGTCGCGATGATGCCCGAGGGGACGATCCCGCGGGGCATCCACTTCTTCGAGCCGGGCATGCGCGGCTTCCCGGGCGCCGCCCGCCTGGCCCACCTCACCGAGGTGCCGGTCATCCCCTTCGCCATCACCGGGACCGAGAAGGTCTGGCCGCGCAGCTCCAGGGTGCCGCGGATGCTCACCAACCCGCTGACCCGGCCCGAGGTGACGGTGACCTTCGGCGAGCCGGTCGACCTGAAGTACCGGTCGGTGCCGCGCGACATGGAACGGATCCTCGAGGCGATCACCGAGATGCTGCCCGACGACGTCCGCGAGCCGGCCCGACCGACCCTCGCCGAGATGGCCCTGACCTACCCCGACGGCGTCGTGCCCGACGAGGACCGCTGGTACGCCGTCGACGGCGCCGACGCGCAGGTCGAGTACGGCGAGTAG
- a CDS encoding IclR family transcriptional regulator, producing MATNSVAGAFKVLEAVAELQPVGLSDLARTVDLPKSTTQRMLLTLAEIGWLRASTDAPTRWSLTYRALRMGRRVDARLGVREVALPVMSELQLETTETVHLAVPDGDVLILLERVDTSHRLRAFLPLGEHIPFHASATGQAYLSACTDEEVERYLAGDLTAVAPDTVTDAAALRERVQTIRERGWSINEGGLSQGITALGAPIVDRSGSPVGAMSVSGPSSRMTPDRYDALGAAVAAAAARTSQQLEPGALAGRDTGRTGPYSPYSTCASAPSTAYQRSSSGTTPSG from the coding sequence ATGGCGACGAACAGCGTGGCGGGGGCATTCAAGGTGCTCGAGGCGGTCGCGGAGCTGCAACCGGTCGGTCTGTCCGACCTCGCGCGCACCGTCGACCTGCCCAAGAGCACGACGCAGCGGATGCTGCTGACCCTGGCCGAGATCGGCTGGTTGCGAGCGTCGACCGACGCACCGACCCGGTGGAGCCTGACCTATCGCGCGCTGCGCATGGGCCGGCGCGTCGACGCTCGGCTCGGCGTGCGCGAGGTCGCCCTGCCGGTGATGAGCGAGCTGCAGCTCGAGACGACCGAGACGGTCCACCTCGCCGTCCCCGACGGCGACGTGCTCATCCTCCTCGAGCGCGTGGACACCTCCCACCGGCTGCGGGCCTTCCTCCCCCTCGGCGAGCACATCCCCTTCCACGCCTCAGCGACCGGCCAGGCCTACCTGTCGGCCTGCACCGACGAAGAGGTCGAGCGCTACCTCGCCGGAGACCTCACCGCGGTCGCCCCGGACACGGTCACCGACGCCGCCGCGCTGCGCGAGCGGGTGCAGACCATCCGCGAGCGCGGGTGGTCGATCAACGAGGGTGGCCTGTCGCAGGGCATCACCGCGCTGGGCGCGCCCATCGTCGACCGTTCCGGCAGCCCGGTCGGCGCCATGTCGGTCTCGGGGCCGAGCAGCCGGATGACCCCCGACCGCTACGACGCACTCGGGGCCGCGGTCGCCGCGGCCGCTGCCCGCACGAGCCAGCAGCTCGAGCCGGGCGCCCTGGCCGGGCGCGACACCGGCCGGACCGGGCCCTACTCGCCGTACTCGACCTGCGCGTCGGCGCCGTCGACGGCGTACCAGCGGTCCTCGTCGGGCACGACGCCGTCGGGGTAG
- a CDS encoding 4a-hydroxytetrahydrobiopterin dehydratase: protein MSDDALQTLTSSQVADRAPRDWREVNGMLRTRLRTKGFEESLALVNEIAKVAEEADHHPDIDLRWGWVGLALVSHDAGGITDRDISLAGEISRIASDRGASPQPEVGASLTVGIDTADADRIRPFWTALTGHEPAKGDPDTLPSPDGQMPTIWFQTSEPRDDRGRLHIDVYVPHDEARARVDAVVAAGGRLVTDEYAPSWWVLADADGNLACVCTWQPHA, encoded by the coding sequence ATGAGCGACGACGCCCTGCAGACCCTGACCAGCTCCCAGGTCGCCGACCGGGCGCCACGCGACTGGCGCGAGGTCAACGGCATGTTGCGAACCCGCTTGCGCACCAAGGGCTTCGAGGAGTCCCTCGCCCTCGTCAACGAGATCGCCAAGGTCGCCGAGGAGGCCGACCACCACCCCGACATCGACCTGCGGTGGGGCTGGGTCGGGCTGGCGCTCGTCAGCCACGACGCCGGCGGCATCACCGACCGCGACATCTCGCTCGCCGGCGAGATCAGCCGGATCGCCTCCGACCGCGGTGCGAGCCCGCAGCCCGAGGTCGGCGCCTCGCTGACCGTCGGCATCGACACGGCCGACGCGGACCGGATCCGGCCCTTCTGGACCGCCCTGACCGGCCACGAGCCGGCGAAGGGGGACCCGGACACGCTCCCTTCGCCCGACGGCCAGATGCCGACCATCTGGTTCCAGACGAGCGAGCCTCGCGACGACCGGGGGCGGCTGCACATCGACGTCTACGTCCCCCACGACGAGGCACGGGCCCGCGTCGACGCGGTCGTCGCGGCCGGCGGCCGGCTCGTCACGGACGAGTACGCCCCGTCGTGGTGGGTGCTGGCGGACGCCGACGGCAACCTCGCCTGCGTCTGCACCTGGCAGCCGCACGCCTGA